A genomic window from Dermacentor silvarum isolate Dsil-2018 chromosome 9, BIME_Dsil_1.4, whole genome shotgun sequence includes:
- the LOC125939775 gene encoding myb/SANT-like DNA-binding domain-containing protein 3: protein MEPVERRSKVNFTEEERNVLVDLVSKYSGVLECKQTDAVSVQLNSVSEEFNCRHNVRPRTSKQLKKCWDNLKEKWRRAKAVDTREIFKTGGGTPADSNMNEELQRVGAVASHMATRLQNPFDSDRTGPGTETTTPAVAALLASSQPGRSTDVDDADMQCENSWQWDLPHSQDEEPAIQCTVPQNGDPAQLAQRTPPAPSPPGVVPTADLPAVVLPAAVPRVPIACHERRTNASRPSCSRNDAVTSELGARLAAITKDARQKRKEHLLRMKLLREDHELRTKLARDEHTDRLQKREAEHAQQMENLKAKKVLLELKIKLLNKQNE, encoded by the exons ATGGAGCCAGTGGAGCGGCGCAGCAAAGTCAATTTCACTGAGGAAGAACGCAACGTGCTCGTAGATCTCGTGAGCAAGTACAGCGGTGTGCTCGAATGCAAGCAAACTGACGCGGTGTCTGTTCAGTTAAATTCTGTGTCCGAAGAATTTAACTGCCGCCACAATGTGCGGCCGCGAACTTCTAAACAGTTGAAAAAGTGCTGGGACAACCTGAAGGAGAAGTGGCGCCGCGCGAAAGCCGTGGACACCCGGGAAATATTCAAAACAG GTGGCGGCACCCCGGCGGATAGCAACATGAACGAGGAGCTGCAGAGGGTTGGCGCGGTGGCATCTCACATGGCCACACGCCTACAAAATCCCTTTGACAGTGACCGCACTGGGCCTGGCACAGAGACCACCACGCCTGCTGTTGCAGCACTGCTGGCTTCATCACAGCCGGGACGAAGCACTGATGTAGACG ATGCCGACATGCAGTGCGAGAACTCGTGGCAGTGGGATTTGCCACACAGCCAGGATGAAGAACCGGCTATACAGTGTACAGTCCCACAAAATGGTGACCCTGCTCAGCTAGCACAAAGGACTCCGCCAGCACCATCCCCACCTGGAGTCGTGCCAACTGCAGACCTGCCAGCTGTAGTCCTGCCAGCTGCTGTGCCACGGGTGCCAATAGCCTGCCATGAAAGGCGAACCAACGCAAGCCGGCCGTCCTGCTCAAGGAATGATGCTGTGACGAGCGAGCTGGGTGCTCGGCTTGCTGCCATCACGAAAGATGCGCGGCAAAAGAGGAAGGAGCACTTGCTTCGCATGAAGCTTCTACGTGAGGACCATGAGCTTCGCACGAAACTCGCTCGTGATGAGCATACTGATAGACTACAGAAAAGGGAGGCAGAGCACGCACAACAAATGGAGAACTTGAAAGCAAAAAAGGTCCTTCTTGAACTGAAGATTAAGCTTCTTAACAAGCAAAATGAATGA
- the LOC119463544 gene encoding putative nuclease HARBI1: protein MAAMDDNFAEFVNYLDRHEEILSGAAFSYASPPRRVPRDRLNPMEVYDEYEFLCRFRFSKSAVQQLLAMLPLRDNTDGRGLPVPPLLQLLITLRFYGAGTFQIVTGDLVNVSQPTVSRVIERVSTMIARSLFPALVKFPSASEVSGGMQAFYRIGKFPGVSGCIDCTHVPIKSPGGDHAEVYRNRKGYFSINVQPC, encoded by the exons ATGGCGGCGATGGACGACAACTTCGCGGAGTTTGTTAACTATCTCGACCGCCACGAAGAAATATTGAGCGGGGCAGCGTTTTCATACGCGTCACCGCCACGGCGAGTGCCCAGGGATCGCTTGAATCCCATGGAAGTGTACGACGAGTACGAGTTTTTGTGCCGCTTCCGATTCAGCAAAAGTGCCGTCCAGCAGCTGCTCGCTATGCTGCCTCTGCGGGATAACACCGATGGACGTGGGCTCCCTGTGCCGCCTCTCCTGCAGCTGCTCATCACGCTACGTTTCTATGGAGCCGGCACATTTCAAATTGTGACCGGCGACCTAGTGAATGTTTCCCAGCCGACGGTGTCGCGGGTGATCGAGCGCGTATCCACTATGATCGCCAGGAGTCTCTTTCCTGCGCTTGTGAAGTTCCCCAGCGCTTCAGAAGTGAGCGGTGGGATGCAAGCATTTTACCGGATTGGGAAGTTTCCCGGTGTTAGCGGGTGCATTGACTGCACCCATGTGCCAATTAAGAGCCCCGGTGGTGACCACGCCGAGGTGTACCGTAACCGGAAAGGATATTTTTCGATAAATGTCCAG CCGTGCTAG